Proteins from a genomic interval of Phalacrocorax aristotelis chromosome 3, bGulAri2.1, whole genome shotgun sequence:
- the DDO gene encoding D-aspartate oxidase produces MAAPKVAVVGAGVIGLSTALCITETCPSCSVTVLSDQFSPNTTSDIAAGMLIPHTYPGTPIHMQKQWFKETFTYLFAISNSAEASEAGIHLVSGWQVFKNAPKEELPFWSDVVLGFRPMSEAELQKFPQYRFGQAFTTLKCDCPPYLLWLEKRLKATGVQMYTRKVADLWELHSEYNIVVNCAGIGAHRLVGDKKLFPIRGQVLKVHAPWVKNFIRDGDGLTYIYPGIHRVTLGGTREKESWSLAPDPGTTKDIFDRCCSLEPSLWGAQDIKVKVGLRPSRQSVRLQREVLNQGGLKLLVVHNYGHGAGGFSVHRGTAKEAAHLVGECIASLQGSSSRAKL; encoded by the exons ATGGCAGCACCCAAGGTTGCAGTGGTTGGTGCAGGAGTTATCGGCCTGTCCACAGCACTGTGCATCACAGAGACTTGCCCCAGCTGCTCCGTGACAGTCCTTTCAGACCAGTTCAGCCCCAACACAACGAGTGACATCGCAGCCGGGATGCTGATCCCTCACACCTACCCAG GCACACCAATCCACATGCAGAAGCAGTGGTTCAAAGAGACCTTCACTTACCTTTTTGCTATCAGCAACTCAGCTGAGGCATCAGAGGCTGGCATTCACCTGGTCTCCGG GTGGCAGGTCTTTAAAAACGCTCCCAAGGAAGAGTTACCTTTCTGGTCAGATGTCGTCCTGGGGTTTCGACCGATGTCTGAAGCAGAACTCCAAAAGTTTCCGCAGTACCGATTTGGTCAGGCCTTTACGACACTGAAATGTGACTGTCCACCCTACCTGCTGTGGCTGGAGAAAAG GTTGAAAGCAACTGGCGTCCAGATGTACACCAGAAAAGTTGCAGACTTGTGGGAGCTGCACAGCGAATATAACATCGTTGTCAACTGCGCGGGCATTGGAGCCCACCGGCTGGTCGGGGACAAGAAGCTCTTCCCCATCAGGGGACAAGTACTCAAGGTTCATGCTCCTTGGGTGAAAAACTTCATCCGGGATGGGGATGGCTTAACTTACATCTATCCGGGGATACACAGGGTAACCCTAGGGGGAACCAGGGAAAAGGAGAGCTGGAGTCTCGCCCCTGACCCTGGCACTACCAAAGACATCTTTGACAGATGCTGCTCCCTTGAGCCCTCACTGTGGGGAGCTCAGGATATCAAGGTGAAGGTGGGCCTGAGGCCATCCAGGCAGTCTGTGAGATTGCAGAGAGAGGTCTTGAACCAAGGAGGACTTAAGCTCCTGGTGGTCCACAACTATGGGCACGGGGCAGGTGGCTTTTCAGTGCACAGGGGCACAGCCAAAGAGGCTGCTCACTTGGTGGGAGAGTGCATTGCTTCCCTGCAAGGCTCTTCATCTAGGGCCAAGCTTTGA